ACAAATGGTAATAGCAAAGATAACACCACCTGACTCAAGTTAAGAACATTGGCCAAACCTTCTCTTCCagtcatcaacaccaccataAAGCATGGTAAGATGGCCAAGGCTCTAGTAATTAATCTTCTGGCCACTGGAGGCATTGTCCAACTCAAGAACCCTTCAGAAACCATTTGACCAGCAAGAGTACATACAATACCAGCACTTTGACCACTGAACAATAAAGCCAATGCAAACACTACACCTGCTGTCTTAGACAAGTGGGTTGAGAGAAGCTTGTAGATTGTAAACAAATCAGCATTCTCGTAAtgttcatcttcgtcatctgACTCGTTTCCATCATGTTCATGTTCATCATCTCTCTTatcatctttcttcttcaaagtggCTCCAGCCACTATCAAAATGGCAGAGTTGACAAACAATGCCACCGTGAACAAGGAAATCACAAGTTCCACAATTGTGTATGACATGGTATCATTGATAGCATGGATGGAAGGTCTGTAGTGGTCCTCCTCTTCCTGTGCATATTTTTGGCGTATGTCTTGAATGCTATCCTCAGGAAACTCATCCCCTTCgccttcaatttcatggACATCTGAAACCTCACCCTCTGACGATGGTATAGTGTACCCATTTCTATTGTCGTAGTCTTTAAGACGGGATTGAACAAGGCCTGATCCCAAGTACAATGAATGAGGCATCACGGTTGCTCCCAAGATGGCTAAACTCAAAAACAATCCGTTTCCTCCCTCTCTATCACTCAAATCGATCACCTTCTCGTTGGGTAAAAACCCTTTGAACACATCTCCAAGGTCAAAATCAATACTTTTATCATGGCTCACCTGGTATAATTCGATACCGAAGCATATCACAGTAGCAGTCACAAGAACTGAGACAAACATCTCAAAGATTCTTACGAAAAGAAGGGGGCCGTTTGGGCGGTAGgccatcaacaccaccaacacatCTATAATGGTGATAAGTACACCCACCACAAGTGgtaagttgaacaagatgtTGAGAGCAATGGCCGTCCCCACCACTTCGGCCAAATCAGTAGCAATAATGGCGATTTCAGCCATCACATACACTAACATGTTGATACGGTGGTTCAAGTGGATGCGGCAGTTGGTGGCAAGATCAAGACCGGTCACACAACCAAGTCGTGCCAGAAGAATCTGGAGGAATATAGCCAAACAATTCAGAAGAAGTATCAGAAACAAAAGCTTATACTGATATACTGAGCCTGCTGCCACTGCAGTCGAGTAGTTACCGGGATCCATATATGCCACCGAAACCATGAGACCTGGTCCGATAAAACGCAGGTACTTTTTTAGGATTACTATGATCCTTCTCATATTGTTCAAATgtcttgttgaaggtggcTAATTTTGTTGTTAGCAGTGTGTAACTTCGAATGTTGTACCTTTGGTACGTTATTTAAGGAATAGGGTGAAACAGTAAAGTTTTTAACGAATATGTTGCGCCTCAAAGTAGCTAATGTCACCTGTCGTGTAAACAACTTAGCACTTTGCACTAAAAATGGAAACAGAAGAACACTTAATACTGCTGCTTGTAAGCTAGGGCGTGAGTGTTGAACGACGTGTGTTAGATTAGTTTTGGTATCTACCAGGTTCTAGTGGATAACAGTGAAGGAAACTTTGTGTATGGCTGAATCTAGAGATACATTCTAAgaagttttttttctgtGCCCAAGCGCGCCCCGGCGATCGGGGAAGAGGAAGGCTATCACGAGGACAATAACGGTTAGCTCCTGGGAAtatgggtgtatgggtcaaaCATTGAAAGAGCACCTCCCGGCGTCCGACAATTGTCCATCAGCAGATCCAGAAATACATGAGACTCAGAATACCAAGGTTTTTGTCACGTAATTACGTAAGCTCTAGACTCCAGAGCCCACAGGTCTGTCTTTGCCCCGGAAAGTGCGCGCCCGAAGTCGCAAACTCTTCCCATACAAATCGGTCAAATATCCCCGTCCCAACAACAGCTCACAAATTCATTCGCCATGTTAAGGACAACCGCTAGCCACAGCATTCGGGCAGCCAAAAGCCAATTCCATACGTCGGCTCGAATCGCTGCCGCCTCCATCTTCCGCATGCCTGCCATGTCTCCCACCATGACGGAAGGTGGCATCACCGCCTGGAAAGTCAAGCCCGGCGAATCTTTCGCTGCTGGAGATGTTTtaattgaaattgaaactGATAAGGCCACAATCGATGTGGAAGCCCAGGACGATGGAATTTTGTGGGAGATTCTTGCTAACAACGGTGACTCCGGGATCCCAGTGGGGAAGCCTATTGCCTATTTGGCAGAACCTAATGACGACTTGGCTACTCTTGAAAAACCACCTGCGGAGGAAGAACCCACCAGAGAAGCAATAACCCCCGAGGCCTCCAAGCCTTCTCCCTCTAAGCTGGAACCAGCTCCCGCCAAGTCAGCCCCAGTACCTTCGTCTGGTTCTGTAATCACTAAAGCCAACCCCAACCAAAAGCTCTTCCCATCGGTTGAACTATtgctccacaaacaccataTTTCTCCTGAAGATGCCTTCGCTAAGATAGAGGCCTCGGGACCTAACGGTCGTCTTTTGAAGGGAGATGTGTTGGCGTACTTGGGAGAAATCCAAAAAGACTCGGTGGTATCGGTCGCCAACTTCATCCATGAGAAACAAcacttggacttgtcaaACATCGTGTTGAAAGAACCTGAAGCTTCCAAACCCGCTGAAAAGGCTGCTGATAAGCCCGCAGAGCCTGTCAAGCCAAAGAACATCTTGACATTGAAAGTATCTGCTCCTTTAGATGTGCCAAACGATCAATTCCGTTATGCATTTGAAAACTCCATTCATAGCGCTATCACCAGGACGTATGCCGCTCGGTTCCCCGAATTCGCCACGTCTCCTTCAGGTCTGTCCATCATACTGAATGCAGACGACATTTTCGACGACTTATTGGCTGCTCCTCCCACCAAATCGAGATTCCAGGTCTACGACATCTCCTACAAATTCCCAACCTCAAACCTCAACAGGTTGTTTGCACCAATTGACGCTTTCGATGACTTAATGTCTACTCCAGGCAAAGAGGTGAACTCCGGCTCCGGCTCAGGCTCCGGCGTGGTTGATGTCGAGTTCAAGGTGAAGTTTGACGACAAATTGACTGATTCAGTGGAGTTCGTCGAGTACTTCCAAAACAGCTTATTGGAACAAATTCCCAGCAAAAGCTTAAACGTGGTTGAGTGAATAGAATAGAATAAAATACACA
Above is a window of Yamadazyma tenuis chromosome 1, complete sequence DNA encoding:
- the PDX1 gene encoding pyridoxine biosynthesis protein (COG:C; EggNog:ENOG503NYQ0), producing MLRTTASHSIRAAKSQFHTSARIAAASIFRMPAMSPTMTEGGITAWKVKPGESFAAGDVLIEIETDKATIDVEAQDDGILWEILANNGDSGIPVGKPIAYLAEPNDDLATLEKPPAEEEPTREAITPEASKPSPSKSEPAPAKSAPVPSSGSVITKANPNQKLFPSVELLLHKHHISPEDAFAKIEASGPNGRLLKGDVLAYLGEIQKDSVVSVANFIHEKQHLDLSNIVLKEPEASKPAEKAADKPAEPVKPKNILTLKVSAPLDVPNDQFRYAFENSIHSAITRTYAARFPEFATSPSGSSIISNADDIFDDLLAAPPTKSRFQVYDISYKFPTSNLNRLFAPIDAFDDLMSTPGKEVNSGSGSGSGVVDVEFKVKFDDKLTDSVEFVEYFQNSLLEQIPSKSLNVVE
- the SMF1_1 gene encoding Manganese transporter smf1 (EggNog:ENOG503NUWM; COG:P), which encodes MLVYVMAEIAIIATDLAEVVGTAIALNILFNLPLVVGVLITIIDVLVVLMAYRPNGPLLFVRIFEMFVSVLVTATVICFGIELYQVSHDKSIDFDLGDVFKGFLPNEKVIDLSDREGGNGLFLSLAILGATVMPHSLYLGSGLVQSRLKDYDNRNGYTIPSSEGEVSDVHEIEGEGDEFPEDSIQDIRQKYAQEEEDHYRPSIHAINDTMSYTIVELVISLFTVALFVNSAILIVAGATLKKKDDKRDDEHEHDGNESDDEDEHYENADLFTIYKLLSTHLSKTAGVVFALALLFSGQSAGIVCTLAGQMVSEGFLSWTMPPVARRLITRALAILPCFMVVLMTGREGLANVLNLSQVVLSLLLPFVTAPLIMFTCSKEIMRVPITAAYEGDIETEEDFSIHTSEHDHMRYKSREPAIKLQDLRKSHPCAGFEEEEPLQISSSTQENESLIQHTNDLRSINHPEYAAGIPTNRKDPYDNKVVGYKDLSNGPLTTVGAILVWGFITALNLFLIGSLVLGYDVPF